Proteins encoded in a region of the Brevefilum fermentans genome:
- a CDS encoding methylated-DNA--[protein]-cysteine S-methyltransferase — translation MGLTFVEITNSPIGPISFASGEHGLQGVAFSNLEEYKATLNQPDETPTLAGWETANKLLVEMNAYLSGLQREFTVDIDWSYIQGFQLQVLRITYEIPFGQVMSYGAIANQLGKPGAARAVGTALARNPIPIVIPCHRVIGSDHGLHGFGGGLDVKAYLLKLEGHTVINHRVIQP, via the coding sequence TTGGGGCTCACATTTGTTGAAATAACGAATTCACCAATTGGTCCGATCAGTTTTGCATCCGGTGAGCACGGATTGCAAGGTGTCGCTTTCTCGAACCTGGAAGAATATAAGGCAACCCTCAACCAACCGGACGAAACTCCGACTTTGGCGGGCTGGGAAACCGCCAATAAATTGCTGGTTGAGATGAATGCCTACCTGTCAGGCCTCCAACGCGAGTTCACCGTTGATATTGACTGGTCGTATATCCAGGGATTTCAACTCCAAGTTCTGCGCATCACCTATGAAATCCCTTTTGGACAGGTGATGTCCTACGGTGCAATCGCAAATCAGCTTGGTAAACCGGGTGCAGCAAGAGCAGTTGGCACCGCCCTGGCGCGCAACCCGATACCAATTGTGATTCCCTGCCATCGGGTTATTGGGTCTGACCATGGATTGCACGGCTTCGGTGGCGGTTTGGATGTAAAAGCTTACCTTTTAAAACTGGAAGGTCATACGGTCATCAACCACAGGGTGATTCAGCCGTAA